In Actinoplanes sp. NBC_00393, a single genomic region encodes these proteins:
- a CDS encoding TetR/AcrR family transcriptional regulator — MPRGRPPAYTRDQVVAAAIRLADGDGLDAVTMRRVAAEIGAGAMSLYTYVPDREHLIDLMVDVVAGEPELPELTGDWRADLYALAAMQRDLMHRHAWLPGALAGRGLAGRNLLGYLEHGLAALESTGLPGATRMTLIGLLTGFVGSYVTSEQTGAATGEEQAAQIGAAVASGDFPRLAGVVAEGGGAAPTFDRVADWVISGLVRQARDSFG, encoded by the coding sequence GTGCCCCGAGGTCGTCCTCCGGCGTACACCCGTGACCAGGTCGTGGCCGCGGCGATCCGGCTCGCCGACGGTGACGGGCTGGACGCGGTCACCATGCGGCGGGTGGCCGCGGAGATCGGTGCGGGCGCGATGTCGCTCTACACGTACGTGCCGGACCGCGAGCACCTGATCGACCTGATGGTGGACGTGGTGGCCGGCGAACCGGAGCTGCCGGAACTCACCGGGGACTGGCGGGCCGACCTGTACGCGCTGGCCGCGATGCAGCGCGACCTGATGCACCGGCACGCCTGGCTGCCGGGCGCGCTGGCCGGGCGCGGGCTGGCCGGGCGCAATCTCCTCGGATATCTGGAGCACGGCCTGGCCGCGCTGGAGTCCACGGGTCTGCCCGGCGCCACCCGGATGACACTGATCGGCCTGCTCACCGGCTTCGTCGGGTCGTACGTCACCAGTGAGCAGACCGGCGCAGCCACCGGGGAGGAACAGGCGGCCCAGATCGGCGCCGCGGTCGCCAGTGGTGACTTTCCCCGGCTGGCCGGCGTCGTCGCCGAGGGAGGCGGCGCGGCGCCCACCTTCGACCGGGTCGCGGATTGGGTGATCTCCGGCCTGGTGCGGCAGGCCCGAGATTCATTCGGCTGA
- a CDS encoding class I SAM-dependent methyltransferase — MTNAAESMGERLIGALTGALELCTVEIGCKLGLYAAVRDGANTAAELAKAAEIDERYAQEWLEQQAAAGFLTATFELTPGTAAVLLDEGGPAYAAPAAEFAVGVGLLTPTVIEAFRTGAGVPYSSYEHLRHGIGGFNRPMFNHLLTTEWLPAVSSIDQRLQAVPGARVLDLGCGMGYSSVAMALAYPSITVRGVDLDEHSIGEARRVAAEAGVADRVSFTSADAAAASGSYDLVTIFEALHDMGDPVGVLRNARELLSPSGSVFIGDERVSDTFIAPAGEIERLQYAFSVLHCLPATRAENPVLANGTILRAPTLLGWAREAGFEQPEVLDIPNDFWRFYHLR; from the coding sequence ATGACCAACGCTGCTGAATCAATGGGTGAACGACTGATCGGCGCTCTCACCGGCGCCCTGGAACTCTGCACGGTCGAGATCGGGTGCAAGCTCGGCCTCTACGCCGCCGTCCGGGACGGCGCGAACACTGCGGCCGAGCTGGCCAAGGCCGCCGAGATCGATGAACGGTACGCCCAGGAGTGGCTGGAACAGCAGGCTGCGGCCGGGTTTCTGACCGCAACCTTCGAACTCACTCCCGGCACTGCAGCGGTGCTGCTGGATGAAGGGGGTCCGGCGTACGCGGCGCCGGCGGCTGAGTTCGCGGTGGGGGTGGGGCTGTTGACCCCGACGGTGATCGAGGCATTTCGGACGGGGGCTGGGGTGCCGTACTCGTCGTACGAGCATCTGCGGCACGGGATCGGCGGGTTCAACCGGCCGATGTTCAACCACCTGCTCACCACGGAGTGGCTGCCGGCGGTGTCCTCGATCGACCAGCGGCTGCAGGCTGTGCCCGGGGCGCGAGTGCTAGACCTGGGTTGCGGCATGGGGTACTCGTCGGTCGCCATGGCCCTGGCCTATCCGTCCATCACGGTTCGGGGGGTGGATCTGGACGAGCACTCGATCGGTGAGGCTCGGCGGGTCGCTGCTGAGGCTGGGGTGGCTGACCGGGTCAGCTTCACCAGCGCTGACGCGGCGGCAGCGTCCGGGTCATACGACCTGGTAACGATATTTGAGGCTTTGCACGACATGGGGGATCCGGTCGGCGTGCTGCGTAACGCCCGGGAGCTGCTCAGCCCGTCCGGGAGCGTCTTCATCGGTGATGAGCGGGTGTCCGACACGTTCATCGCGCCGGCCGGTGAGATCGAACGCCTCCAGTACGCGTTCAGCGTGCTGCACTGCCTGCCGGCCACCCGTGCCGAGAACCCGGTCCTCGCCAACGGGACGATCCTGCGGGCGCCTACGCTGCTGGGCTGGGCGCGGGAGGCCGGCTTCGAACAGCCCGAGGTCCTCGACATCCCGAACGACTTCTGGCGCTTCTACCACCTCCGCTGA
- a CDS encoding N-acetylmuramoyl-L-alanine amidase, with product MRRNRLAVRLILATTLLAGAQPWLTGPEAVPRTDRQRDSPLVQTFALTAPGATRDMRLVSARTAALHTAEMPSRRTRPFSLLGVSWDDPTADARGAIEVRTRSAGTGEWTSWQLLETDNPDASGGTGGPGVRGATDPLWVGPSDGVQARMVAVDGGRLPDGLRVELINPDARVSDRPRMELASSEEGMARRAGLPARPVPRMVSRAGWRANEAIVKEAPTYTGSIQVVFVHHTATGNGYQCRQSASIVRGIEAYHVRTKRWNDIGYNFLVDKCGTIFEGRRGGASRSVLGAHTLGFNNNSSAIAVIGNYGGVRIPLRARASVSQLAAYKLGAWGSAPAGRTVLVSGGSDRFPAGKRAVLNRISGHRDTGQTECPGNALYAQLRAIRTIAGAAPAGLRYSSLGGATAYGGRYYSKGLVQASWNLATATRMLDRFEIWVDGKFVSGSPSGHRTSQVRLTPGAHTVSVRAVHLSGRTALASARVVVDQVAPAFTGGPHVSLRTGTLGTTVPVRVGWTASDPNGLRSIRVAGTSKAVLGGAGRALNATARLGEAGTWTVTAADRSGNVRNASVTRTPVLVSEAGAARAGTWRTLRDPGFLGSEAVASSAARSALTWSLTGRSAALVAGRTATSGRIRIFVDGVDQGVVDLQSPIAKHRQAVWTRSWGTSGRHTVRVQPEGTAGRPSVILDGLAYLR from the coding sequence ATGCGCCGGAACCGGCTGGCCGTCCGTCTCATCCTCGCGACCACCCTGCTGGCTGGTGCGCAACCCTGGCTCACGGGCCCGGAAGCCGTACCGAGAACCGACCGGCAGCGGGACTCGCCGCTGGTCCAGACCTTCGCGCTGACCGCGCCCGGGGCGACCCGGGACATGCGGCTGGTGTCCGCGCGGACGGCCGCCCTGCACACCGCCGAGATGCCGAGCCGGCGGACGCGGCCGTTCAGCCTGCTCGGGGTGAGCTGGGACGACCCGACTGCGGATGCCCGTGGGGCGATCGAGGTGCGTACCCGGTCGGCCGGCACCGGGGAATGGACATCCTGGCAGCTGCTGGAGACCGACAACCCGGACGCCTCCGGCGGAACCGGCGGGCCGGGCGTACGCGGCGCCACCGACCCGCTCTGGGTGGGCCCGTCCGACGGCGTGCAGGCCCGGATGGTGGCGGTCGACGGTGGCCGGCTGCCGGACGGCCTGCGAGTCGAGCTGATCAACCCGGACGCCCGCGTCTCTGACCGCCCGCGGATGGAGCTGGCCTCGTCGGAGGAGGGGATGGCCCGGCGGGCCGGGTTGCCCGCGCGGCCGGTGCCCCGGATGGTGAGCCGGGCCGGCTGGCGGGCCAACGAGGCGATCGTCAAGGAGGCGCCCACCTACACCGGGTCCATCCAGGTGGTGTTCGTGCATCACACGGCGACCGGCAACGGGTATCAGTGCCGGCAGTCGGCGAGCATCGTGCGGGGCATCGAGGCGTACCACGTGCGGACCAAGCGCTGGAACGACATCGGATACAACTTCCTGGTCGACAAGTGCGGCACGATCTTCGAGGGCCGCCGGGGCGGCGCCAGCCGGTCCGTGCTCGGGGCGCACACGCTCGGCTTCAACAACAACTCCAGCGCGATCGCGGTGATCGGCAACTACGGTGGCGTCCGGATCCCGCTCCGGGCCCGTGCTTCGGTTTCTCAGCTGGCGGCGTACAAGCTCGGGGCCTGGGGCAGCGCGCCGGCCGGGCGGACGGTCCTGGTCTCCGGCGGCAGCGACCGGTTCCCGGCGGGCAAGCGCGCGGTGCTGAACCGGATCTCCGGGCACCGCGACACCGGCCAGACCGAATGCCCGGGCAATGCCCTGTACGCCCAGCTGCGCGCCATCCGGACGATCGCGGGAGCGGCACCGGCCGGGCTGCGCTACTCCTCACTCGGCGGGGCGACCGCCTACGGTGGCCGGTACTACAGCAAGGGCCTCGTGCAGGCGTCCTGGAACCTGGCCACCGCGACCCGGATGCTGGACCGGTTCGAGATCTGGGTGGACGGCAAGTTCGTCTCCGGCAGTCCGAGCGGGCACCGGACCTCGCAGGTGCGGCTCACGCCGGGGGCGCACACCGTCTCGGTGCGGGCGGTGCACCTGTCCGGGCGTACCGCGCTGGCCAGCGCCCGGGTCGTCGTCGACCAGGTGGCGCCGGCGTTCACCGGTGGCCCGCACGTGTCGCTGCGCACCGGGACACTGGGCACGACCGTGCCGGTCCGGGTCGGCTGGACGGCCAGCGACCCGAACGGGCTGCGGTCCATCCGGGTCGCCGGGACCAGCAAGGCGGTGCTCGGCGGGGCGGGACGCGCCCTGAACGCGACGGCACGGCTCGGCGAAGCGGGCACGTGGACGGTCACGGCGGCCGACCGATCCGGGAACGTGCGGAACGCTTCGGTCACGCGTACCCCCGTGCTTGTCTCCGAGGCCGGGGCGGCGCGTGCCGGAACCTGGCGCACCCTGCGTGACCCCGGCTTCCTCGGCAGCGAAGCTGTCGCCTCGTCAGCGGCCCGATCCGCGCTGACCTGGAGCTTGACCGGCCGGTCCGCGGCCCTGGTGGCGGGCCGCACGGCAACCTCCGGCCGGATCCGGATCTTCGTGGACGGCGTCGACCAGGGCGTGGTCGACCTGCAGTCGCCGATCGCGAAGCATCGGCAGGCGGTCTGGACCCGGTCGTGGGGCACCAGCGGCCGGCACACGGTCCGGGTTCAGCCGGAAGGCACCGCGGGCCGGCCGTCGGTCATCCTCGACGGGCTCGCCTACCTGCGGTGA
- a CDS encoding CocE/NonD family hydrolase, with protein sequence MYAGGRPRGTGNLLRAPYIRAGFPFNWLYGALFAEQGFHVLLQSTRGTGGSDGEFHTWRNEAPDGQAAAEWIRKQEWFTGDLFTLGPSYTAYTQAKLAEQPPPEWRGAVAQVALFDPQPFFWPGGAFALERSIVGGLAMFGQAATFWDNVKAVVKLQRRLKRAISGLPLIEAYQVPFDGRRPEFERWLDAPEAGDDYWAGASGIPAMSAVEIPVSLNTGWHDLVTEQVIEVYTRRRAAGRPVDLLIGPWTHTSALEDGWVESFTQALRTLRGERPALPVRVHVGGAGEWRDLPDWPPAGQPRTLELGADLGAGPGSTTFRYDPADPTPSVGGALHSPTQGTRDNAPLEKRADVRTFTGPVLTEAVEVMGAVRAEFDATTTAASGDLFARLCDVDPAGKSINVCDGLARIRDGRTVVAMGSTAHRFRPGHRIRLLIAGGAHPRFLRNYGTGEPPAHATRLVPTGTTVGHGSILVLPVV encoded by the coding sequence GTGTACGCCGGAGGACGACCTCGGGGCACGGGAAACCTGCTGCGCGCCCCGTACATCCGGGCCGGCTTCCCGTTCAACTGGCTGTACGGCGCGCTCTTCGCCGAGCAGGGCTTCCACGTGCTGTTGCAGAGCACCCGCGGCACCGGCGGCTCGGACGGTGAGTTCCACACCTGGCGCAACGAGGCGCCGGACGGTCAGGCGGCGGCCGAGTGGATCCGCAAGCAGGAGTGGTTCACCGGCGACCTGTTCACGCTCGGCCCCAGCTACACCGCGTACACGCAGGCGAAGCTCGCCGAACAGCCGCCGCCGGAGTGGCGCGGCGCGGTCGCGCAGGTCGCGCTCTTCGATCCGCAGCCGTTCTTCTGGCCGGGCGGCGCGTTCGCCCTGGAACGCTCGATCGTCGGCGGACTGGCCATGTTCGGTCAGGCGGCCACCTTCTGGGACAACGTGAAGGCTGTCGTCAAACTGCAGCGGCGCCTGAAGCGGGCCATCTCCGGCCTGCCGCTGATCGAGGCCTACCAGGTGCCCTTCGACGGCCGGCGTCCCGAGTTCGAGCGGTGGCTGGACGCCCCGGAGGCCGGCGACGACTACTGGGCGGGGGCCAGTGGCATTCCGGCGATGTCCGCGGTGGAGATCCCGGTCAGCCTCAACACCGGCTGGCACGATCTCGTCACCGAGCAGGTCATCGAGGTCTACACCCGGCGGCGCGCGGCGGGCCGGCCGGTGGATCTGCTGATCGGCCCGTGGACGCACACCAGCGCGCTGGAGGACGGCTGGGTGGAGAGCTTCACGCAGGCGCTGCGCACGCTGCGCGGCGAGCGGCCGGCGCTGCCGGTCCGGGTGCACGTCGGCGGCGCCGGCGAGTGGCGCGATCTGCCCGACTGGCCGCCGGCCGGGCAGCCGCGCACGCTCGAGCTCGGCGCGGATCTGGGCGCCGGGCCGGGTTCGACCACTTTCCGGTACGACCCAGCCGACCCCACGCCGTCGGTCGGAGGAGCGTTGCACTCACCGACCCAGGGAACGCGCGACAACGCTCCGCTGGAGAAGCGCGCCGACGTCCGTACCTTCACCGGCCCGGTCCTCACCGAGGCGGTCGAGGTGATGGGCGCCGTGCGGGCCGAGTTCGACGCCACCACCACAGCCGCGAGCGGCGACCTGTTCGCCCGCCTCTGCGACGTCGACCCGGCCGGAAAGTCGATCAACGTGTGCGACGGCCTGGCCCGGATCCGGGACGGGCGGACCGTGGTGGCGATGGGCTCGACCGCACACCGGTTCCGGCCCGGTCACCGGATCCGGTTGCTGATCGCGGGCGGCGCGCACCCGCGATTCCTGCGCAACTACGGCACCGGGGAGCCTCCGGCCCACGCCACCCGTCTCGTTCCCACCGGCACCACGGTGGGACACGGGTCGATCCTGGTCCTGCCGGTTGTTTAG
- a CDS encoding TspO/MBR family protein, with amino-acid sequence MTSHVVRPGRNVSPWLALAGFGVAVALAALIGGLGVAGTASEYQNLDRPAWAPPSSVFGPVWTVLYAMIAVSGWLVWRRTGWSSALNWYAVQLVLNAAWTPIFFGAGQYGLALVDIAVLWVLIGVTIWQFRPVSRLAAGLLLPYWAWVTFATALNASIWLAN; translated from the coding sequence ATGACCAGTCATGTGGTGCGTCCGGGCCGAAACGTTTCGCCGTGGCTGGCGCTGGCCGGGTTCGGGGTGGCGGTGGCGCTGGCCGCGCTGATCGGCGGACTCGGGGTGGCCGGCACCGCCTCGGAGTACCAGAACCTGGACCGTCCGGCCTGGGCTCCGCCGTCTTCGGTGTTCGGCCCGGTCTGGACCGTTCTGTACGCGATGATCGCGGTGAGCGGCTGGCTGGTCTGGCGGCGTACCGGGTGGTCGTCCGCGCTGAACTGGTACGCGGTGCAGCTGGTGCTGAACGCGGCCTGGACGCCGATCTTCTTCGGCGCCGGACAGTACGGCCTGGCGCTGGTGGACATCGCGGTGCTCTGGGTGCTGATCGGCGTCACGATTTGGCAGTTCCGCCCGGTGTCCCGGCTGGCGGCGGGCCTGCTGCTGCCGTACTGGGCGTGGGTCACCTTCGCGACCGCGCTGAACGCGTCGATCTGGCTGGCAAATTAA
- a CDS encoding NADP-dependent oxidoreductase, translating into MRAVVFDQYGPPAVLHLTDLPDPEPGPGEVLVRVHAAGVQPFDVAVRQGTMPWVQAKFPQQIGQEYAGVVEKLGPGVTSPEVGTPVLGSTMLNGVAELVTVPAENVVPKPDNLDFPTAAALVAASQTASGALLELKVTADDVLLVHAGAGSVGTIAIQLARLAGATVIGTASPNNHDYLRELGAVPVAYGEGLIEAVRATGLAPTVALDAAGGEAIAQSVALGIAPDRVGTIVDDKAAAEVGAVVVRAGRSPQRLAEVVALAGQGKVVMPVRTYPVESVVEAHEAVESRHGRGKVVLTIHRR; encoded by the coding sequence ATGAGAGCTGTCGTCTTCGACCAGTACGGTCCGCCTGCCGTCCTGCACCTGACCGACCTGCCCGATCCCGAGCCCGGCCCCGGCGAGGTGCTGGTCCGGGTGCACGCCGCCGGGGTCCAGCCCTTCGACGTGGCGGTGCGCCAGGGCACGATGCCGTGGGTGCAGGCGAAGTTCCCGCAGCAGATCGGCCAGGAGTACGCCGGGGTCGTAGAAAAACTGGGTCCCGGCGTGACCAGCCCGGAAGTAGGAACGCCGGTACTCGGCTCGACCATGCTGAACGGCGTGGCCGAGCTGGTGACCGTCCCCGCCGAGAACGTCGTCCCCAAGCCGGACAACCTCGACTTCCCGACCGCCGCCGCCCTGGTCGCCGCCTCGCAGACCGCCAGCGGCGCCCTCTTGGAGCTGAAGGTCACCGCCGACGACGTGTTGCTCGTGCACGCCGGCGCCGGCAGTGTCGGCACGATCGCGATCCAGCTGGCCCGGCTGGCGGGCGCGACCGTGATCGGCACCGCCAGCCCGAACAACCACGACTACCTGCGTGAACTGGGTGCCGTGCCGGTCGCGTACGGCGAAGGTCTGATCGAAGCGGTCCGGGCCACCGGCCTGGCGCCCACGGTGGCGCTCGACGCCGCGGGCGGCGAAGCGATCGCCCAGTCGGTGGCCCTGGGCATCGCTCCGGATCGGGTCGGCACCATCGTGGACGACAAGGCGGCCGCCGAGGTGGGTGCCGTGGTGGTGCGGGCGGGCCGCTCGCCGCAGCGGCTCGCCGAGGTGGTGGCGCTGGCCGGGCAGGGCAAGGTCGTGATGCCGGTGCGCACCTACCCGGTGGAGTCGGTCGTCGAGGCGCACGAGGCCGTCGAGTCCCGGCACGGCCGCGGCAAGGTGGTGCTGACGATTCACCGCAGGTAG